The Clostridium chauvoei genome has a window encoding:
- a CDS encoding tetratricopeptide repeat protein, with product MRNEIRKDYEKALASYNNGELEKALKYCEIGIAKDLKNSDLLNLKGLIFYIRGNLKEAIAIWKINKACNADFMAESYIKDSQEDEERVQLFKEAQKQIKALYIDKAIELLMLCLESDFNSIQINNTLAICYLKKGEIEKCREYLNKAISIDRHDKTSASILKELEIYNQDKKPKYIVPIVISIAVVIFIGFIGLKVIRKEPQNNETLSENTQLQDKENTEKKETQNNEELAQNKKKIR from the coding sequence ATAATGGTGAATTAGAAAAAGCATTAAAATATTGTGAAATAGGTATAGCAAAGGATTTGAAAAATTCAGATCTATTAAACCTAAAAGGATTAATTTTTTACATAAGAGGAAATTTAAAAGAAGCAATAGCTATATGGAAGATAAATAAAGCTTGTAATGCAGATTTTATGGCAGAGTCATATATAAAAGACTCACAAGAGGATGAAGAAAGAGTACAATTATTTAAGGAAGCACAAAAACAAATTAAGGCATTATATATAGATAAAGCAATAGAATTATTAATGTTATGTTTAGAAAGTGATTTTAATTCAATACAAATAAATAATACTTTAGCTATATGCTATTTAAAAAAAGGTGAGATAGAAAAGTGTAGAGAATACTTAAATAAAGCTATTTCAATAGACAGACATGATAAAACTAGTGCAAGTATTTTAAAAGAATTAGAAATATATAATCAAGATAAAAAACCGAAGTATATAGTACCAATAGTAATAAGTATTGCGGTAGTAATATTTATAGGTTTTATTGGGTTAAAAGTTATAAGAAAAGAACCTCAAAATAATGAAACCTTATCAGAAAATACACAATTACAAGATAAAGAAAATACAGAGAAAAAAGAAACACAAAATAATGAAGAGTTAGCACAAAATAAAAAGAAGATAAGATAG